A section of the Elizabethkingia anophelis R26 genome encodes:
- the fbaA gene encoding class II fructose-bisphosphate aldolase — protein sequence MSKMFPAGVATGSMVTDIFQYAKENKFALPAVNVIGSSNINATMETAAKLNAPVIIQFSNGGAIYNAGKGLSNEGQRAAILGAIAGAQHIHTLAEAYGATVILHTDHCAKKLLPWIDGLLDASEAFYKQNGKSLYSSHMLDLSEEPLEENLEISAKYFERMAKMQMTLEVEIGVTGGEEDGVDNSGVDNSLLYTQPEDVAYTYEKLKAISDNFTIAAAFGNVHGVYKPGNVKLTPKILDNSQKYVQEKFGTADKPINFVFHGGSGSTLEEIREAIGYGVIKMNIDTDLQFAYAEGIRDYMNEKIEYLRHQIGNPEGADAPNKKFYDPRVWVRKGEETFSKRLVQAFEDLNNIDTLK from the coding sequence ATGAGCAAAATGTTTCCAGCTGGCGTGGCCACAGGTTCAATGGTTACTGACATTTTTCAGTATGCAAAAGAAAACAAATTTGCCTTACCGGCAGTAAATGTTATCGGTTCCAGCAACATCAATGCAACAATGGAAACAGCCGCTAAACTTAATGCACCGGTTATTATTCAGTTTTCCAATGGTGGAGCAATCTACAATGCAGGAAAAGGATTATCTAACGAGGGACAAAGAGCTGCAATACTTGGAGCTATTGCCGGAGCACAACATATCCACACATTAGCAGAAGCTTATGGAGCAACTGTTATTTTACACACTGACCACTGCGCAAAAAAATTACTTCCTTGGATCGACGGACTTTTAGATGCCAGTGAAGCTTTCTATAAGCAAAATGGCAAATCTTTATATTCTTCTCACATGCTTGACCTTTCTGAAGAGCCTTTAGAAGAGAATCTGGAGATTAGTGCAAAATATTTCGAGAGAATGGCAAAAATGCAGATGACTTTGGAAGTAGAGATTGGTGTAACAGGAGGGGAAGAAGATGGTGTAGATAACTCTGGTGTAGACAATTCATTGCTATATACTCAGCCGGAAGACGTAGCTTACACATACGAAAAGCTAAAAGCAATTTCTGATAACTTTACTATTGCAGCCGCTTTTGGTAACGTTCACGGAGTATACAAGCCAGGTAACGTAAAACTTACCCCAAAAATTTTAGATAATTCGCAGAAATATGTTCAGGAGAAATTCGGAACAGCTGATAAACCAATAAACTTTGTATTCCACGGAGGTTCAGGTTCAACACTTGAAGAAATTCGTGAAGCAATTGGTTATGGTGTTATCAAAATGAATATTGATACTGACCTTCAGTTTGCTTATGCAGAAGGAATCAGAGACTATATGAATGAAAAAATAGAATATCTGAGACATCAGATTGGTAACCCGGAAGGAGCAGATGCACCAAACAAGAAATTCTACGACCCGAGAGTATGGGTTAGAAAAGGAGAGGAAACATTCTCTAAACGTCTTGTTCAGGCTTTCGAGGATCTAAATAATATTGATACCCTTAAATAA
- the accD gene encoding acetyl-CoA carboxylase, carboxyltransferase subunit beta codes for MAFDWFKRKKQNINTPTEQKKDSPKGLWHQTPTGKIIEHEELKNNNFVSPEDGFHVRIGSREYFDMLFDGSKFKELDANVESVDILNFKDTKAYTDRLKEVKSKTKLTDSVRNAVGKVNGLELVVSCMDFSFIGGSLGSVMGEKISRAIDYAMKHKLPFMIICQSGGARMQEAAYSLMQLAKVQAKLAQLSDKGLPYVAYLTDPTFGGITASFAMTADIIMAEPGALIGFAGPRVIRETIGKDLPEGFQTSEFLLEKGFVDFIVRRNEIKDTVSRSMRLLMNVNA; via the coding sequence ATGGCTTTTGACTGGTTTAAAAGAAAGAAACAAAACATCAACACTCCAACGGAGCAGAAGAAAGATTCTCCGAAAGGATTGTGGCACCAAACACCAACAGGAAAAATTATTGAGCATGAAGAGCTGAAGAACAATAACTTTGTTTCTCCTGAGGATGGATTCCACGTGAGAATCGGAAGCAGAGAGTACTTCGATATGCTTTTCGACGGCAGCAAGTTTAAAGAGTTAGATGCTAATGTAGAAAGTGTAGATATTCTTAATTTTAAAGATACTAAAGCTTATACTGACCGATTAAAAGAGGTAAAAAGCAAGACTAAATTAACGGATTCTGTACGTAATGCTGTTGGTAAAGTAAACGGGCTGGAACTTGTAGTTTCCTGTATGGATTTCTCCTTTATCGGAGGCTCATTAGGCTCTGTAATGGGAGAAAAAATTAGCCGTGCTATCGACTATGCAATGAAGCATAAATTACCATTTATGATCATTTGCCAGTCTGGTGGGGCAAGAATGCAGGAAGCAGCTTATTCACTAATGCAGTTAGCAAAAGTTCAGGCTAAATTAGCTCAACTTTCAGACAAAGGTTTACCCTATGTAGCTTATTTAACGGATCCTACTTTTGGTGGTATTACAGCTTCTTTTGCAATGACTGCCGATATCATTATGGCTGAGCCTGGTGCACTTATCGGTTTTGCGGGTCCTAGAGTTATCAGAGAAACTATTGGTAAAGATCTTCCTGAAGGCTTCCAAACATCTGAATTCCTTTTGGAAAAAGGTTTTGTAGATTTTATCGTTAGAAGAAACGAAATTAAAGATACAGTATCCAGATCAATGAGGTTACTGATGAATGTTAACGCTTAA
- a CDS encoding DUF6973 domain-containing protein, producing MKTLKVFINTFRQLTFKKFIRLLKLSLSNPIFSILSFVATVRAYLIAKKYFPRTNSTDGKGNAFRHALWCCLILMYCCKVSSPKKSISWCKKVTDFHEELFPNEPLQTKMDLHNNAIGIQFFESLLPGVHRQFFETSFFINGLIEKTHNAVFISNMDEDAGDQLMYIQL from the coding sequence ATGAAAACCCTAAAAGTTTTTATTAATACTTTTAGACAATTAACATTTAAAAAATTTATAAGGTTGCTTAAACTCTCTTTAAGCAACCCTATTTTTTCTATATTATCCTTTGTCGCAACTGTCCGGGCGTATCTTATTGCTAAAAAATATTTTCCAAGAACCAACAGTACTGATGGTAAAGGTAACGCCTTCAGGCATGCCTTATGGTGCTGTTTAATCCTGATGTATTGCTGCAAGGTATCTTCTCCAAAAAAAAGTATCAGCTGGTGTAAAAAAGTAACCGATTTTCATGAAGAGCTTTTTCCTAATGAACCGCTACAAACCAAAATGGATTTACATAATAACGCTATAGGGATTCAGTTTTTTGAAAGCCTGTTACCAGGAGTACACCGTCAATTTTTTGAAACCTCATTTTTCATCAACGGTCTTATTGAAAAAACGCATAACGCTGTATTTATATCCAATATGGACGAAGATGCTGGTGATCAGTTAATGTATATTCAACTCTAA
- a CDS encoding class I SAM-dependent methyltransferase produces the protein MRSIPYIIKRTIFLIKERGIVNSYKFMYSRYGYFLKYGIRLSKVYTPDELNLPNMYAYKYEPIMHYSFNRMLDEIDWNWNESIFIDIGCGKGAAILLATRYNFKKYIGVELSPLLAEECHKNIQKFTRKKKISYIIYNRDATTYEIRDDINVFYFFNPFGPPVLKKVLNNIELSLKRNPRKIIILYFNAMDLPIMLDRGYNIIYAEKTDPVARYRYGNFALTNESVD, from the coding sequence ATGAGAAGTATACCATATATTATCAAAAGGACAATCTTTCTGATTAAAGAAAGAGGAATTGTCAACAGTTATAAGTTTATGTATTCCCGTTATGGCTATTTTTTAAAATACGGGATAAGGTTGTCCAAAGTATATACTCCGGATGAGCTGAATTTACCCAATATGTATGCCTATAAATACGAGCCTATTATGCATTATTCATTCAACAGAATGTTAGATGAGATTGACTGGAATTGGAATGAAAGTATATTTATTGATATTGGTTGCGGAAAAGGAGCTGCTATTTTATTGGCGACACGCTACAATTTTAAAAAATATATTGGAGTAGAGCTATCGCCACTTCTGGCAGAAGAATGCCATAAGAATATCCAAAAATTCACAAGGAAAAAAAAGATAAGTTATATTATTTATAATCGTGACGCAACAACTTATGAAATTCGGGATGATATTAATGTTTTTTACTTTTTTAATCCTTTTGGGCCACCAGTTTTAAAAAAAGTACTGAATAATATTGAACTGTCTTTAAAAAGAAATCCAAGAAAAATAATAATTCTATACTTCAATGCTATGGACTTACCAATAATGCTTGATCGGGGATATAATATCATTTATGCTGAAAAGACAGATCCTGTTGCAAGATACAGATATGGGAATTTTGCACTCACCAACGAATCTGTGGATTAG
- a CDS encoding nucleoside recognition domain-containing protein: protein MALSRIWSAFIIVAIAVASIKYLSSNDYKSVYNDMIVGKSGDTIQIGKKNLTLLSPIIRDSIAKNPNYQEDRIHYSKKEGSEDVKIYRIQSSDGVISTSKTAVDICIGLIGIMTLFMGFMSIAEKAGGINFLSRLIQPFFSKLFPEIPKGHPSFGHMMLNFSANLLGLDNAATPFGLKAMESLQTLNPNKDRASNAQIMFLCLHASGLTLIPVSIIAIRASMKSATPTDIFLPCMIATFFATMAAMVIVSFKQKINLLQPVVLAYLGGISAIIALLVMFLVRLNKEELDDFSKLLSNGIILLIFLLIVLGGIYKKINIFDAFIEGAKEGFYTCVKIIPYLVGILIAISLLRTSGVFDIIIDGMKYLANLSHLDTRFVDGLPTALIKPLSGSGARGMMVDTMQTFGPDSFQGRLSAILQGSSDTTFYVIAVYFGAVSIRDTRYTVGAMLLADLVGVITSILLAYMFFG from the coding sequence ATGGCTTTAAGCAGAATCTGGAGTGCTTTCATTATCGTTGCAATTGCCGTTGCAAGTATTAAATATCTTAGCTCTAACGATTATAAATCGGTCTACAATGATATGATTGTAGGAAAAAGCGGAGACACTATACAAATCGGAAAGAAAAATCTGACACTACTTTCTCCCATAATCCGGGATTCAATTGCTAAAAACCCAAATTATCAAGAAGACAGAATTCACTATAGCAAGAAAGAAGGCAGCGAAGATGTTAAAATATATCGTATTCAGTCTTCAGACGGGGTAATTAGCACTAGTAAAACTGCAGTTGATATTTGTATTGGCCTTATAGGTATTATGACCTTATTTATGGGTTTTATGAGCATTGCCGAAAAAGCAGGAGGTATCAATTTCCTCAGCCGCTTAATACAACCTTTTTTCTCAAAACTTTTTCCGGAAATTCCGAAAGGTCACCCTTCTTTTGGTCATATGATGCTAAATTTTAGTGCTAACCTTCTGGGGCTAGATAATGCTGCTACTCCTTTTGGTTTAAAAGCAATGGAAAGTCTGCAAACCCTAAATCCAAATAAGGACAGAGCCAGCAATGCTCAGATCATGTTTTTATGCCTGCATGCCAGTGGCTTAACTTTAATTCCGGTTAGTATTATTGCCATTCGGGCATCCATGAAGTCTGCAACGCCTACAGATATCTTTCTGCCATGTATGATTGCTACTTTCTTTGCAACTATGGCAGCTATGGTTATAGTTTCTTTTAAACAAAAGATTAACCTGTTACAGCCGGTTGTTTTAGCTTATTTGGGTGGAATTTCTGCTATAATAGCATTATTGGTAATGTTTCTGGTACGACTGAATAAAGAAGAGCTGGATGACTTCAGCAAACTTCTGAGTAATGGTATTATCCTGTTAATCTTTCTCCTCATCGTATTAGGAGGTATTTATAAAAAGATCAATATTTTCGATGCTTTTATAGAAGGTGCAAAAGAAGGTTTTTATACCTGTGTAAAGATTATCCCTTACCTGGTGGGCATCCTTATCGCTATCTCTTTACTTAGAACCAGCGGTGTTTTCGATATTATTATTGACGGAATGAAATATCTGGCAAACCTTTCGCATCTGGATACCAGGTTTGTAGACGGACTTCCGACAGCATTAATTAAACCTCTAAGTGGCTCCGGAGCCCGTGGTATGATGGTAGATACCATGCAAACCTTTGGACCAGACAGTTTTCAGGGAAGACTTTCTGCAATATTACAGGGAAGCTCTGATACTACATTTTATGTGATTGCAGTATATTTTGGTGCCGTTTCTATTCGTGATACACGTTATACGGTAGGTGCAATGCTTCTAGCTGACCTAGTAGGTGTTATCACTTCTATTTTATTAGCTTATATGTTTTTCGGATAA
- a CDS encoding DUF6909 family protein — translation MVNSRARETTEAIERIYVSMRHLFYRGFFKPGGISGEALRKLLMIIQPEIYGSMGNPNKVELNGLLYVLDRLPEGIEECAFIHLTSDEGFEKGSFDPIVPKKRRRNCYRIDEHQMNIEVLLGRSEIYDILTHLTFLYLEADKIRDIGFDMNEGGRPKRVWKIIEEVALGEKKFSRKEKEVALVHLSALLGRPFDETLEAYNNFGDDDNPDRLFKIIYWLGQVSLEDWKESREREIYFSSILQERVGHHFFGEKWANNVKRVLVENNLHERPLHIISANMHSVQNMLFANDALNKKVTKEVDYLLYQKISNTKELRDKISDYAQSKSVIYIDDDSGSNIDVQIIDLAKTDLKNSPLGHYKYSGDDVIMVFDYAFGEQAFEVMDELLRPFETNNITFKMNVKSVSVMGKAGILTGGKGDIMIPTSHIFEGTADNYVFKNALSKDDFTDNELKAFEGSMITVLGTSLQNKDILSYFMTTSWKAVGLEMEGAHYQKAIQIASKIRNHIEEDLFVIYAYYASDNPLETGSTLSSGGLGLTGVKPTYLITLRILEKIIEKANQKKVK, via the coding sequence ATGGTAAATTCAAGAGCGAGAGAAACGACAGAGGCTATCGAGCGTATCTATGTTTCCATGCGACACTTATTCTACAGAGGGTTTTTCAAACCTGGAGGAATTTCCGGAGAAGCATTACGAAAACTTTTAATGATCATTCAACCAGAGATCTACGGTAGTATGGGGAATCCCAACAAAGTAGAGCTTAATGGTCTTTTATACGTTTTAGACAGACTTCCGGAAGGAATAGAAGAATGTGCTTTCATTCATTTAACTTCAGATGAAGGCTTCGAAAAAGGAAGTTTTGACCCTATTGTTCCTAAAAAACGTCGAAGAAATTGTTATCGTATAGATGAACACCAAATGAACATTGAAGTTCTTTTGGGAAGATCGGAAATCTATGATATTCTAACTCACCTTACATTCTTATATCTTGAAGCAGATAAAATACGTGATATTGGCTTCGATATGAATGAAGGCGGGCGTCCTAAGCGTGTTTGGAAAATTATTGAAGAGGTTGCATTAGGAGAGAAAAAGTTTTCCAGAAAGGAAAAAGAAGTGGCATTGGTTCATCTTTCAGCATTGCTGGGAAGGCCGTTTGATGAAACTTTAGAAGCTTATAACAACTTTGGAGACGATGATAATCCGGATCGTTTATTCAAGATTATATACTGGCTTGGTCAGGTAAGTCTTGAAGACTGGAAGGAAAGCAGAGAACGTGAGATTTATTTCAGTTCAATCCTTCAGGAGCGTGTAGGACATCACTTCTTTGGTGAAAAGTGGGCGAATAATGTAAAGAGGGTTCTGGTAGAAAATAACCTTCATGAAAGACCTTTGCATATTATAAGTGCCAATATGCACAGTGTGCAGAATATGCTTTTTGCAAATGATGCACTGAATAAAAAAGTTACGAAAGAAGTAGATTATCTTCTGTATCAGAAAATAAGTAACACAAAAGAACTGAGAGATAAAATATCAGATTATGCTCAGAGTAAAAGTGTTATTTACATTGATGATGACAGTGGAAGTAATATCGATGTTCAGATCATTGATCTTGCCAAAACAGATCTTAAAAACAGCCCGTTAGGACACTATAAGTATTCCGGAGACGATGTTATTATGGTCTTTGACTATGCTTTTGGAGAGCAGGCTTTTGAGGTAATGGATGAATTGCTTCGTCCGTTTGAAACAAATAACATTACATTTAAAATGAATGTAAAATCTGTTTCTGTAATGGGTAAAGCAGGTATTCTTACCGGAGGTAAAGGAGATATTATGATTCCTACTTCTCATATTTTTGAAGGAACGGCAGATAACTATGTTTTCAAAAATGCATTGAGCAAAGATGACTTTACAGATAACGAGCTGAAAGCATTCGAAGGAAGCATGATCACAGTTTTAGGAACTTCACTTCAGAATAAAGATATACTTTCTTACTTTATGACAACTTCGTGGAAAGCTGTAGGGCTGGAAATGGAAGGGGCGCATTATCAGAAAGCTATTCAGATTGCATCTAAAATAAGAAATCATATTGAAGAAGATTTGTTTGTAATCTATGCTTATTATGCATCGGATAATCCACTGGAAACGGGTAGTACACTATCTTCAGGTGGATTGGGTCTTACAGGAGTAAAACCAACATATCTGATTACATTAAGAATTCTGGAAAAGATTATTGAAAAAGCGAACCAGAAGAAAGTTAAATAA
- a CDS encoding glycine--tRNA ligase has product MAKQEDVFKKVISHAKEYGFIFPSSEIYDGLSAIYDYGQNGAELKNNIKQYWWKAMVQLNENIVGIDSAIFMHPTIWKASGHVDAFNDPLIDNKDSKKRFRADVLVEDYCAKLEDKAQKEIDKAAKRFGEAFDKAQFEATNPRVIEYREKQKTILSRLAKSLENEDLADVKSLIEELEIADPDTGSKNWTEVRQFNLMFGTKLGATTETAMDLYLRPETAQGIFVNYLNVQKTSRHKLPFGIAQIGKAFRNEIVARQFIFRMREFEQMEMQFFVPPGTELEYYEKWKQTRLKWHLALGLGEENYKFHDHEKLAHYANAAADIEFKFPFGFKELEGIHSRTDFDLSAHEKFSGKKLQYFDPERNESYVPYVVETSVGLDRLFLSILSHCLKDEVLEDGSERTVLSLPPALAPVKAAILPLMKKDGLGEYAEKIFNDLKFDFNLIYEDKDSIGKRYRRNDALGTPFCITIDHDSLNDHTVTLRDRDTMQQERVPVSELRRIIDDKVNFRNLLSKI; this is encoded by the coding sequence ATGGCTAAACAGGAAGACGTTTTCAAGAAGGTGATTTCTCACGCGAAAGAGTATGGTTTTATATTTCCGTCAAGTGAAATTTATGACGGGCTTTCTGCAATCTATGACTACGGACAGAACGGTGCTGAGCTGAAAAACAATATCAAGCAGTATTGGTGGAAAGCAATGGTACAACTGAACGAAAATATTGTGGGAATCGATTCAGCAATCTTTATGCACCCTACAATCTGGAAGGCTTCCGGACACGTGGACGCTTTCAATGATCCATTAATTGATAATAAAGATTCTAAAAAACGTTTCCGTGCAGATGTTCTGGTAGAAGACTATTGTGCGAAATTAGAAGATAAAGCTCAGAAAGAGATTGATAAAGCAGCAAAACGTTTTGGAGAAGCTTTTGATAAAGCTCAGTTTGAAGCTACAAACCCAAGAGTAATAGAATACAGAGAGAAGCAGAAAACAATTCTGTCTCGTTTGGCAAAATCTCTTGAAAATGAAGATCTGGCAGATGTAAAATCTCTGATTGAAGAATTGGAAATTGCGGATCCGGATACAGGTTCTAAAAACTGGACAGAAGTAAGACAATTTAACCTAATGTTCGGTACTAAGCTTGGTGCTACTACAGAAACGGCAATGGATCTTTATCTTCGCCCGGAAACAGCACAAGGTATTTTTGTAAATTACCTGAACGTTCAGAAAACATCTCGCCATAAGTTGCCTTTCGGTATTGCCCAAATAGGTAAAGCATTCCGTAATGAAATTGTTGCCAGACAATTTATCTTCAGAATGCGAGAATTCGAACAAATGGAAATGCAGTTCTTCGTACCTCCTGGAACAGAGCTTGAGTACTATGAAAAATGGAAACAAACCCGTTTGAAATGGCATCTGGCTTTAGGTCTTGGTGAAGAGAACTACAAATTCCACGATCATGAGAAACTAGCGCATTATGCAAATGCTGCGGCTGATATAGAATTTAAATTTCCATTTGGATTCAAAGAATTGGAAGGTATTCACAGCAGAACTGATTTTGACCTTTCTGCGCATGAGAAATTCTCTGGTAAAAAACTACAATATTTTGATCCGGAAAGAAATGAAAGTTATGTACCCTATGTAGTAGAAACTTCTGTAGGTCTGGACAGATTATTCCTTTCTATCCTTTCTCACTGCCTGAAAGATGAAGTACTAGAGGATGGATCTGAAAGAACTGTTCTTTCTCTTCCTCCGGCTTTAGCACCAGTAAAAGCTGCTATTCTTCCGTTAATGAAAAAAGACGGTTTAGGTGAGTATGCTGAAAAAATCTTTAACGATTTGAAATTTGATTTCAATCTTATTTATGAAGATAAAGATAGTATTGGTAAGCGTTACAGAAGAAATGATGCTTTAGGAACGCCATTCTGTATTACAATTGATCATGATTCATTAAACGACCATACCGTAACACTCAGAGATAGGGATACAATGCAGCAGGAAAGAGTTCCGGTTTCTGAATTAAGAAGAATCATTGATGATAAAGTTAACTTCAGAAATCTTTTGAGTAAAATATAA
- the mutL gene encoding DNA mismatch repair endonuclease MutL yields the protein MPDIIRLLPDHVANQIAAGEVVQRPASIVKELLENAIDAGATSIELIVKDGGRTLVQVVDNGSGMSATDARLAFERHATSKIRTTEDIFRIATKGFRGEALASIAAVAQVDLKTKQADTSYGTHIMIHGGELIEQEPVQSTDGSNFAVKNLFYNVPARRKFLKSDNVEIRHIMDEFQRVALAHPGLEFSLYNNDSEVFRLRKSTELQRIVDIFGRRLHSLLVPIKEETDWVRLSGYVGKPEAARKNRGEQFFFVNGRYFKSPYLSRAVQEAFEGLLQPQYIPSYFLFLEIDPEKIDVNIHPQKTEVKFEDENVIFAMLRSSIKRSLGIYNISPSLDFDREPMHDEMIVSRSPSDRVVIPTIQVDRNYNPFREETTTPKPQEIVSLTEMYQTSVSPSPSKINLFDEDDTEDELMRLPNGFWLYNHNNKTLMLDLGRMHQLVLYERKQKKKTSQTHSQKLLFSHEIYLNEIEKMTYLAVREKLIEIGFDMNLDASEHILHVHAVPEDLSDKDVIPLLQKIFAEYEDESLDFFEFFESKQVKLQSKSNFDFHQKEDVESLIQDFSALGFPEYNHNKKKCYIELPIEELKNKLKM from the coding sequence ATGCCTGATATCATTAGACTCCTTCCCGATCATGTAGCTAACCAGATTGCCGCCGGCGAAGTGGTGCAGAGACCTGCATCCATCGTTAAAGAGCTTTTGGAGAATGCTATTGATGCTGGTGCAACGTCCATAGAACTAATAGTGAAGGACGGTGGCCGGACTCTGGTACAGGTTGTAGATAACGGAAGCGGAATGTCGGCTACGGATGCCAGACTGGCTTTTGAGCGTCATGCTACTTCCAAAATAAGAACGACGGAAGATATCTTCCGAATTGCTACTAAAGGCTTCAGAGGAGAAGCTTTAGCATCTATTGCTGCTGTTGCTCAGGTAGACCTTAAAACCAAACAGGCAGATACTTCATACGGGACACATATTATGATCCATGGTGGGGAACTGATTGAGCAGGAGCCTGTGCAAAGTACAGACGGGAGCAATTTCGCTGTAAAAAACCTGTTTTATAATGTGCCTGCAAGAAGAAAGTTTTTAAAATCGGATAATGTTGAAATTCGCCATATTATGGATGAATTCCAGCGTGTTGCTCTTGCGCACCCGGGGTTAGAATTTTCACTTTACAATAATGATTCCGAAGTATTCCGTTTACGAAAAAGTACAGAATTACAAAGAATCGTCGATATTTTCGGGAGACGTTTACATTCCCTTTTGGTTCCAATTAAAGAGGAGACTGACTGGGTAAGGCTTAGCGGATATGTAGGAAAGCCTGAAGCTGCAAGAAAGAACAGAGGCGAACAGTTTTTCTTTGTTAATGGAAGATATTTTAAAAGCCCATATCTTTCCCGCGCAGTTCAGGAAGCATTCGAAGGACTTTTGCAACCTCAGTATATCCCGAGTTATTTCCTGTTTCTAGAAATAGATCCGGAGAAAATAGATGTAAACATTCACCCGCAAAAAACGGAGGTGAAATTTGAAGATGAGAATGTTATTTTCGCAATGTTGCGCTCCTCTATCAAGAGATCTCTTGGGATTTATAACATCTCACCAAGCCTGGATTTTGACAGAGAGCCTATGCATGATGAAATGATTGTTTCCCGTTCGCCTAGTGACAGAGTTGTAATTCCTACTATTCAGGTAGACCGCAATTATAATCCTTTTCGGGAAGAAACTACTACCCCGAAACCACAGGAAATAGTTAGTCTTACAGAAATGTATCAGACCAGTGTATCGCCTTCTCCTTCAAAAATCAACTTATTTGATGAGGACGATACAGAAGATGAGCTGATGCGTCTTCCTAACGGATTTTGGCTTTACAATCACAACAACAAAACATTAATGCTCGATTTGGGCAGAATGCACCAGTTGGTGCTTTATGAAAGAAAACAAAAGAAGAAAACCTCTCAAACACATAGCCAGAAATTATTATTCTCTCACGAGATTTATCTTAATGAGATAGAAAAAATGACCTACCTGGCTGTTCGTGAGAAGTTGATTGAAATAGGTTTTGATATGAATCTGGATGCAAGTGAACATATACTACATGTTCATGCTGTACCGGAAGACTTATCGGACAAAGATGTTATTCCTCTTTTACAGAAAATTTTTGCAGAATATGAAGATGAAAGCTTAGACTTTTTTGAATTCTTTGAAAGCAAACAGGTAAAATTACAATCTAAATCCAACTTCGACTTTCATCAGAAAGAAGATGTGGAAAGCCTTATTCAAGATTTTTCAGCGCTGGGATTCCCGGAATATAATCACAATAAAAAGAAGTGTTATATAGAGCTTCCTATTGAAGAGCTGAAAAATAAACTTAAAATGTAA
- a CDS encoding rhomboid family intramembrane serine protease, with product MQRYIPPITKTLLIVNVLLFAATYLIKSLGVNLEVVLGAFFPGSPNFQFYQVITHMFMHGGFAHILFNMIALWSFGSAIEMTLGPKKYAIFYFVCGIGAYVLFNVVNYIQVDSLINSLVAQGTDIEQLFHLSKLDINGNLINDTTNATFRGNPEEVKELFGFLITPMVGASGAIYGLLVAFAMLYPDAKIMMLIPPIPIKAKYLMPFLIIVEFFLGVRDSQGDNVAHFAHLGGAVIAFILIKIWTKNRFRIDRR from the coding sequence ATGCAAAGATATATTCCACCCATTACCAAAACCCTACTGATCGTTAATGTTCTATTATTTGCAGCTACTTATCTGATAAAATCGCTTGGAGTAAATTTAGAAGTAGTTCTGGGGGCTTTTTTTCCGGGATCGCCTAACTTTCAGTTTTATCAGGTTATCACCCACATGTTTATGCATGGCGGATTTGCACATATCTTATTCAATATGATCGCTTTATGGTCTTTCGGATCAGCTATCGAAATGACATTAGGACCTAAAAAGTATGCTATATTCTATTTTGTATGTGGTATTGGCGCTTATGTTCTATTTAACGTTGTTAACTATATCCAGGTAGACAGCCTTATTAACAGCCTTGTTGCACAGGGAACAGATATCGAACAGCTTTTTCATCTTTCAAAACTCGATATTAATGGTAATCTGATAAATGATACCACAAATGCTACTTTCAGAGGAAACCCGGAGGAAGTTAAAGAGCTTTTCGGTTTTTTAATAACGCCTATGGTGGGTGCTTCAGGAGCCATTTATGGGCTTTTAGTAGCTTTTGCTATGCTTTATCCGGACGCTAAGATTATGATGCTGATTCCGCCAATTCCTATTAAAGCTAAGTATCTAATGCCTTTCCTTATCATCGTTGAGTTTTTCTTGGGCGTAAGAGATTCTCAGGGAGATAATGTTGCACACTTCGCACATCTTGGTGGCGCAGTTATTGCTTTCATCCTGATCAAAATTTGGACTAAAAACAGATTCAGGATAGATCGCCGATGA